A region from the Posidoniimonas polymericola genome encodes:
- a CDS encoding SRPBCC family protein — translation MALISLETTINAPRDRVFDLARSIDAHQDSAGNTKERAVGGVTTGLIGLNEEVTWEAVHFGLTQRLRGRITAFDYPSHFRDEMVEGAFRSLRHDHNFEEADGQTVMSDRFEFFAPFGMLGRIAEKLLLERYLRRFLVERNAVLKEMAETDRWRKYLCGATG, via the coding sequence ATGGCCTTGATTTCCCTCGAGACCACCATCAACGCGCCGCGCGATCGGGTGTTCGACCTCGCGCGGAGCATCGACGCGCACCAAGACTCCGCGGGCAACACCAAGGAACGCGCCGTGGGCGGGGTGACGACCGGTCTTATCGGGCTCAATGAAGAGGTCACGTGGGAGGCGGTCCATTTCGGCCTGACCCAGCGGCTCCGCGGCAGGATCACCGCGTTCGACTACCCATCCCACTTCCGGGACGAAATGGTCGAGGGCGCGTTCCGCTCCCTGCGGCACGATCATAATTTCGAAGAGGCTGACGGGCAGACGGTAATGTCCGACCGGTTCGAGTTCTTTGCCCCGTTTGGCATGCTCGGGCGCATCGCCGAGAAGTTGCTTCTGGAGCGGTACCTGCGGCGTTTCCTTGTCGAACGCAACGCCGTGTTGAAGGAAATGGCCGAGACCGACCGATGGCGGAAGTACCTTTGCGGCGCCACCGGTTGA
- a CDS encoding glutamate synthase-related protein: MNQRPNHTLPAAQGLYDPQNEHDACGVGFIAHIKGERSHQIVVDSEDLLRRMDHRGACGCEPNTGDGAGIMTALPHEFLQKVVKADLGVELPEPGKFSVGNVFLPQLEDERARCKQAVEKIVADQGQTLVGWRNVPTESATADLGPTAAAAEPVVEQLVVAAAEGVDSAEFERQIYLIRKRASNQLRADDSLQQSKMFYICSLSSKLIIYKGMLTTEQLFQYYPDLKDPDYTSHLAMVHSRFATNTFPSWDRAQPLRSMSHNGEINTLRGNKNWMFARQGVVESGVFGDDLQDLFPVVEPDCSDSGTFDNVLEFLLMNGRTLQEAVMMMVPEAWQNHDTMSEAKRAFYEYHSALMEPWDGPACIGFTDGKYIGATLDRNGLRPSRYYVTHDDRVIMASEVGVVDIDPKNVKEKGRLQPGRMFLVDFEQGRLIPDAELKQDLATRRPYGEWLRNQRIDLNDLHPENESHGFNVTTLLQRLQAFGYTVETLRFMLLPLIAAGKDPIGSMGNDSCLAVLSDKPRMLYDYFKQLFAQVTNPAIDSIREEVIMSLECYIGPEQNLLETTEAHANRLRVPHPILSNEQLAAIKHMGSKGAGVTAGWKTKTIDITWARSEGKPGLRAAIERVCQEAEQAIDDGFSIVVLSDRATSPDRVPLSALLAIGAVHHHLVRVSKRTRIGLVLETGEAREVHHHCLLIGYGADAINPYLAFEALWRARRDGALDTGEEAIAGDESGEGSSHPAAESDGEVIDPVTAADHELVAQYRRGIAKGMLKVMAKMGISTLQSYKGAQIFEALGLRDEVIDVCFAGTASRVQGVGFDELAEEALRRHAIGYPANKAKNVPVLPNPGEYHWRAEGERHMWDPASIADIQVAARTNSRESYARFADHINNDARTRCQLRGLMEFKQQANGGPIPVEEVMPVAEIVKRFCTGAMSFGSISAEAHESLAIAMNRLGGKSNTGEGGEDPVRWTPEPNGDSRRSAIKQVASGRFGVTISYLTNADEIQIKISQGAKPGEGGELPGRKVDDNIARIRYSTPGVGLISPPPHHDIYSIEDLKQLIHDLKNANRAARISVKLVSEVGVGTVASGVAKGYADHILISGDGGGTGASPLTSIKHAGLPWELGIAETHQTLVLNDLRSRVVLQTDGGLKTGRDVVIAAFLGAEEFGFSTAPLITLGCIMMRKCHLNTCPVGIATQDPDLRAKFRGKPEHVVNYLFMVAEEARELMAELGFRTIEEMVGRVDMLDVSKAIRHWKSDGLDLSKLLAPAKPARPDAPMYCTMEQDHGLDQSLDITRLLDLAKPAIEDAKPVRETVKIVNTNRTVGTILSNEIAKKWGEEGLPDDTIHFKFEGHAGQSLGAFLAHGVTLELEGDANDYVGKGLSGGRVIVYPPKQSGFKAEEQIIVGNVCLYGATRGEAFLRGRAAERFCVRNSGARAVIEGVGDHGCEYMTGGRVVILGATGRNFAAGMSGGVAYVWDPENELLGNCNMGMVELEKVEAGEDIQELKELVTAHHKHTDSARAADLLDRWDETLPQFVKVMPTDYKRVLEEMKAKQEEEAIA, translated from the coding sequence ATGAACCAACGCCCGAACCACACTCTGCCAGCCGCCCAGGGACTCTACGACCCTCAGAATGAGCACGACGCGTGCGGCGTTGGTTTTATCGCGCACATCAAGGGCGAGCGGAGCCACCAGATCGTGGTCGACTCCGAGGACCTGCTGCGCCGCATGGACCACCGCGGCGCCTGCGGCTGCGAGCCGAACACGGGCGACGGGGCCGGCATCATGACCGCCCTGCCGCACGAGTTCCTGCAGAAGGTCGTGAAGGCGGACCTGGGGGTTGAGCTCCCCGAGCCCGGCAAGTTTTCGGTCGGCAACGTGTTCCTGCCGCAGCTCGAGGACGAGCGGGCCCGCTGCAAGCAAGCGGTTGAGAAGATCGTCGCCGACCAGGGCCAGACGCTGGTCGGCTGGCGCAACGTCCCGACCGAGTCGGCCACGGCCGACCTCGGCCCCACCGCCGCCGCGGCCGAACCGGTCGTAGAGCAGCTGGTCGTGGCCGCCGCCGAGGGGGTCGACAGCGCCGAGTTCGAGCGGCAGATCTACCTGATCCGCAAGCGGGCCAGCAACCAGCTCCGCGCGGACGACTCGCTGCAGCAGTCCAAGATGTTCTACATCTGCTCGCTCTCCAGCAAGCTGATCATCTACAAGGGCATGCTGACCACCGAGCAGCTCTTCCAGTACTACCCCGACCTGAAGGACCCGGACTACACCAGCCACCTGGCGATGGTGCACTCGCGGTTCGCAACCAACACGTTCCCCTCGTGGGACCGGGCGCAGCCGCTGCGGAGCATGAGCCACAACGGCGAGATCAATACCCTCCGCGGCAACAAGAACTGGATGTTCGCCCGCCAGGGCGTGGTCGAGAGCGGGGTCTTCGGCGACGACCTGCAGGACCTGTTCCCGGTCGTGGAGCCGGACTGCAGCGACTCCGGCACCTTCGACAACGTGCTCGAGTTCTTGCTAATGAACGGCCGCACCCTGCAGGAGGCCGTCATGATGATGGTCCCCGAGGCCTGGCAGAACCACGACACCATGTCCGAGGCCAAGCGGGCGTTCTACGAGTACCACTCGGCCCTGATGGAGCCGTGGGACGGCCCCGCGTGCATCGGCTTCACCGACGGCAAGTACATCGGCGCCACGCTCGACCGTAACGGCCTCCGCCCCAGCCGCTACTACGTCACGCACGACGACCGCGTCATCATGGCGAGCGAGGTGGGCGTCGTGGACATCGACCCCAAGAACGTCAAGGAGAAGGGCCGCCTGCAGCCGGGGCGCATGTTCCTGGTCGACTTCGAGCAGGGCCGCCTGATCCCCGACGCCGAGCTCAAGCAGGACCTGGCGACCCGCCGCCCGTACGGCGAGTGGCTCCGCAACCAGCGGATCGACCTCAACGACCTGCACCCGGAAAACGAGTCGCACGGCTTCAACGTCACCACGCTGCTGCAGCGGCTGCAGGCTTTCGGCTACACGGTCGAGACCCTGCGGTTCATGCTGCTGCCGCTAATCGCGGCCGGCAAGGACCCGATCGGCTCGATGGGCAACGACAGCTGCCTGGCGGTGCTCAGCGACAAGCCGCGGATGCTGTACGACTACTTCAAGCAGCTGTTCGCCCAGGTCACCAACCCCGCGATCGACTCGATCCGCGAGGAGGTGATCATGTCGCTGGAGTGCTACATCGGACCCGAGCAGAACCTGCTCGAGACCACCGAGGCCCACGCCAACCGACTGCGCGTGCCGCACCCGATCCTCAGCAACGAGCAGCTCGCCGCGATCAAGCACATGGGCTCCAAGGGCGCCGGCGTGACCGCGGGTTGGAAGACCAAGACCATCGACATCACCTGGGCCCGCTCCGAGGGCAAGCCCGGGCTGCGGGCCGCGATCGAGCGCGTCTGCCAGGAGGCCGAGCAGGCCATCGACGACGGCTTCTCGATCGTCGTGCTGTCGGACCGCGCGACCTCGCCCGACCGCGTGCCGCTCAGCGCCCTGCTGGCGATCGGGGCCGTGCACCACCACCTGGTGCGGGTGTCGAAGCGGACCCGCATCGGCCTGGTCCTCGAGACCGGCGAGGCCCGCGAGGTGCACCACCACTGCCTGCTGATCGGCTACGGCGCCGACGCCATCAACCCGTACCTCGCCTTCGAGGCGCTCTGGCGGGCCCGTCGCGACGGAGCCCTCGACACCGGCGAGGAGGCGATCGCCGGCGACGAGTCGGGCGAGGGGTCCTCGCACCCGGCCGCCGAGTCCGACGGCGAGGTGATCGACCCGGTCACCGCCGCCGACCACGAGCTGGTCGCCCAGTACCGCCGCGGCATCGCCAAGGGCATGCTGAAGGTGATGGCCAAGATGGGCATCTCGACCCTGCAGAGCTACAAGGGCGCGCAGATCTTCGAGGCCCTCGGCCTGCGGGACGAGGTGATCGACGTCTGCTTCGCCGGCACCGCCAGCCGCGTGCAGGGCGTCGGCTTCGACGAGCTGGCGGAGGAGGCCCTCCGCCGCCACGCCATCGGCTACCCGGCCAACAAGGCCAAGAACGTGCCGGTGCTGCCCAACCCGGGCGAGTACCACTGGCGCGCCGAGGGCGAACGCCACATGTGGGACCCGGCCTCGATTGCGGACATCCAGGTCGCGGCCCGCACCAACAGCCGCGAGTCCTACGCTCGCTTCGCCGACCACATCAACAACGACGCCCGCACCCGCTGCCAGCTCCGCGGCCTGATGGAGTTCAAGCAGCAGGCCAACGGCGGCCCGATCCCCGTCGAGGAGGTCATGCCGGTCGCCGAGATCGTCAAGCGGTTCTGCACCGGCGCGATGTCCTTCGGCTCGATCTCGGCCGAGGCCCACGAGTCGCTCGCGATCGCGATGAACCGCCTGGGGGGCAAGAGCAACACTGGCGAGGGGGGCGAGGACCCGGTCCGCTGGACCCCCGAGCCCAACGGCGACTCCCGCCGCTCCGCCATCAAGCAGGTCGCCTCGGGTCGGTTCGGCGTCACGATCAGCTACCTGACCAACGCCGACGAGATCCAGATCAAGATCAGCCAGGGCGCCAAGCCGGGCGAGGGGGGCGAGCTCCCCGGCCGCAAGGTCGACGACAACATCGCCCGCATCCGCTACTCGACGCCGGGCGTCGGCCTGATCAGCCCGCCGCCGCACCACGACATCTACTCCATCGAGGACCTCAAGCAGCTGATCCACGACCTGAAGAACGCCAACCGCGCGGCGCGCATCAGCGTCAAGCTGGTCAGCGAGGTCGGCGTGGGGACGGTCGCCAGCGGCGTGGCCAAGGGCTACGCGGACCACATCCTGATCTCCGGCGACGGTGGCGGCACGGGCGCCTCGCCGCTGACCAGCATCAAGCACGCCGGCCTGCCGTGGGAGCTCGGCATCGCCGAGACCCACCAGACCCTCGTGCTTAACGACCTGCGGAGCCGCGTCGTGCTGCAGACCGATGGCGGCCTCAAAACCGGCCGCGACGTCGTGATCGCCGCGTTCTTGGGCGCCGAGGAGTTCGGCTTCTCGACCGCCCCGCTGATCACGCTCGGCTGCATCATGATGCGGAAGTGCCACCTCAACACCTGCCCGGTGGGCATCGCCACCCAGGACCCGGACCTGCGGGCCAAGTTCCGCGGCAAGCCGGAGCACGTCGTGAACTACCTGTTCATGGTCGCCGAAGAGGCCCGCGAGCTGATGGCCGAGCTCGGCTTCCGCACCATCGAGGAGATGGTCGGCCGGGTCGACATGCTGGACGTCTCCAAGGCGATCCGCCACTGGAAGTCCGACGGCCTGGACCTGTCCAAGCTGCTCGCGCCCGCCAAGCCGGCGCGTCCCGACGCGCCGATGTACTGCACCATGGAGCAGGACCACGGGCTCGACCAGTCGCTCGACATCACCCGGCTGCTCGACCTCGCCAAGCCGGCGATCGAGGACGCCAAGCCGGTCCGCGAGACCGTTAAGATCGTCAACACCAACCGCACGGTCGGCACGATCCTGTCGAACGAGATCGCCAAGAAGTGGGGCGAGGAGGGCCTGCCGGACGACACCATCCACTTCAAGTTTGAGGGGCACGCCGGTCAGAGCCTCGGCGCGTTCCTCGCCCACGGTGTGACCCTCGAGCTCGAGGGCGACGCCAACGACTACGTCGGCAAGGGCCTGTCCGGCGGCCGGGTGATCGTCTACCCGCCGAAGCAATCCGGCTTCAAGGCCGAGGAGCAGATCATCGTCGGCAACGTCTGCCTGTACGGCGCCACCCGCGGCGAGGCGTTCCTCCGCGGCCGCGCCGCCGAGCGGTTCTGCGTGCGTAACTCCGGCGCCCGGGCGGTGATCGAGGGCGTGGGCGACCACGGCTGCGAGTACATGACCGGCGGCCGCGTCGTGATCCTGGGGGCCACCGGCCGAAACTTCGCGGCCGGCATGTCCGGCGGCGTCGCCTACGTCTGGGACCCCGAGAACGAGCTGCTCGGCAACTGCAACATGGGCATGGTCGAGCTCGAGAAGGTCGAGGCCGGCGAGGACATCCAGGAGCTCAAGGAGCTGGTCACCGCGCACCACAAGCACACCGACTCGGCCCGCGCGGCCGACCTGCTCGACCGCTGGGACGAGACCCTCCCGCAGTTCGTCAAGGTCATGCCAACCGACTACAAGCGGGTGCTAGAAGAGATGAAGGCCAAGCAGGAGGAAGAGGCGATCGCGTAG
- a CDS encoding LysR family transcriptional regulator, whose translation MQIRSLKVYCDIVQLRSFSKAAEENGVSQSSASQLVHQLEERLGVQLIDRSKRPFTLTPEGSKYYEGCTKLVRRYDDLEHEVRSLHEDVASRLSIASIYSVGLAHMSQFQREFLAKHPKARIRLDYLHPDDVYDAVESEQSDLGIVSFPERSRRLGVIPWRDESLVLAVAPTHPLAGLSSAPAEALAEHDMIAFQRGLKIRDAIDRELSRQRVETRVACEFDNIETIKLAVTIGDGYALLPEPTLARETAAGTLIKIPLAGFELSRPLGILHRRDEALSDTAERFIELLHSHAADVDDPSSGPATGGASGPASKRVVTA comes from the coding sequence ATGCAGATCCGATCGCTGAAGGTCTACTGCGACATCGTTCAGCTGCGTAGCTTCTCGAAGGCTGCGGAGGAGAACGGCGTTTCGCAGTCGAGCGCGAGCCAGCTGGTGCACCAGCTGGAGGAGCGGCTCGGCGTGCAGCTGATCGACCGGTCGAAGCGGCCCTTCACGCTGACCCCCGAGGGCTCCAAGTACTACGAGGGCTGCACCAAGCTGGTCCGCCGCTACGACGACCTCGAGCACGAGGTCCGCAGCCTGCACGAGGACGTCGCGTCGCGGTTGTCGATCGCCTCGATCTACTCGGTCGGCCTGGCTCACATGAGCCAATTCCAGCGGGAGTTCCTGGCGAAGCACCCCAAGGCCCGCATCCGCCTGGACTACCTGCACCCGGACGACGTGTACGACGCGGTCGAATCGGAGCAGTCGGACCTTGGCATCGTGAGCTTCCCCGAGCGTTCGCGGCGGCTGGGGGTGATCCCCTGGCGGGACGAGTCGCTGGTGCTGGCGGTCGCGCCGACCCACCCGTTGGCCGGCCTGTCGTCGGCGCCGGCCGAGGCGCTCGCCGAGCACGACATGATCGCCTTCCAGCGGGGCCTCAAGATCCGCGACGCCATCGACCGCGAGCTCTCCCGTCAGCGGGTCGAGACCCGCGTCGCCTGCGAGTTCGACAACATCGAAACGATCAAGCTGGCCGTCACGATCGGCGACGGCTACGCCCTGCTCCCCGAGCCGACGCTCGCCCGCGAGACGGCGGCCGGGACCCTCATCAAGATACCGCTCGCCGGATTTGAACTCTCCCGCCCGCTGGGGATCCTCCACCGCCGCGACGAGGCGCTCAGCGACACGGCCGAGCGATTCATCGAGCTGCTGCACTCCCACGCCGCGGACGTCGACGACCCGTCGTCGGGCCCGGCGACCGGCGGAGCCAGCGGCCCGGCGAGCAAACGCGTGGTGACCGCCTAG
- a CDS encoding GDSL-type esterase/lipase family protein produces the protein MATSYNAAQQPRRAFLQTAAIGAVAAGAATHASAAAAAKTSMIPDGATILFQGDSITDAGRNKDAPAANDHEALGNGYAFLTAASLLVDRPDAGLKCYNRGISGNKVHQLAERWQQDCLDLKPDVLSILIGVNDIWHWLNGNYDGTIDTYRDDYRQLLERTKSELPSTRIVICEPFVLKTGAVGDKWFPKFDEFRTAAKELADEFADVWVPFQSMFDKAITIAAPSHWAGDGVHPSAAGAALMAHAWRRAVDAA, from the coding sequence ATGGCGACCAGTTACAACGCGGCTCAGCAACCCCGGCGGGCGTTCCTCCAGACCGCGGCCATTGGCGCCGTGGCGGCCGGCGCCGCTACGCACGCCTCCGCGGCCGCCGCCGCCAAGACCAGCATGATCCCCGACGGCGCCACGATCCTGTTTCAGGGCGACAGCATCACCGACGCCGGCCGCAACAAGGACGCGCCGGCGGCCAACGACCACGAGGCCCTCGGCAACGGCTACGCCTTCCTGACCGCGGCGTCGCTGCTGGTCGATCGGCCCGACGCCGGACTGAAGTGCTACAACCGCGGGATCAGCGGCAACAAGGTGCACCAGCTCGCCGAGCGCTGGCAGCAGGACTGCCTCGACCTGAAGCCGGACGTGCTCAGCATCCTGATCGGCGTCAACGACATATGGCACTGGCTCAACGGCAACTACGACGGCACCATCGACACCTACCGCGACGACTACCGCCAGCTGCTCGAGCGCACTAAGAGCGAGCTGCCCAGCACCCGCATCGTGATCTGCGAGCCGTTCGTGCTGAAGACCGGCGCCGTCGGCGACAAGTGGTTCCCCAAGTTCGACGAGTTCCGCACGGCCGCCAAGGAGCTGGCCGACGAGTTCGCCGACGTGTGGGTCCCGTTCCAGTCGATGTTCGACAAGGCGATCACGATCGCCGCCCCCAGCCACTGGGCCGGCGACGGCGTGCACCCCTCCGCGGCCGGGGCCGCGCTGATGGCCCACGCCTGGCGCCGGGCGGTCGACGCCGCATGA
- a CDS encoding SlyX family protein, whose product MTERQTKLEELLAHQQQMLDDLNSVVTGLRRELDMANLEQVKLKRTVARLVEYYESAEGAADEKPPHY is encoded by the coding sequence ATGACCGAACGCCAGACCAAACTCGAGGAGCTGCTGGCGCACCAGCAGCAGATGCTCGACGACCTCAACAGCGTCGTGACCGGCCTGCGTCGCGAACTCGACATGGCCAACCTCGAGCAGGTCAAGCTCAAGCGGACCGTCGCCCGGCTGGTCGAGTACTACGAGTCGGCCGAGGGCGCCGCCGACGAGAAGCCGCCGCACTACTAG
- a CDS encoding peptidylprolyl isomerase has translation MRTPRIPVTALVAAALMLAAPVISAQETESPPVSHAAFDAAFADYKAFMREFEDLRIQFQTANASEREQLNAKAAELVDQAKPKVKKMIDEALEVYKAAPGQDPQITELLVSAAAHNLLGNGENGQGGDQFERALEILQPLLANDEKAEGLASMGVVAAFCCNRFDLVDEYVALAKERRDDPSKLGEEMAGMVDQYSNPGMIQEYRQLWEEEEKIRSAEATANDLPRVKFETTAGDIVIELFENEAPTATANMVSLVKKGFYDGIIFHRVLPHFMAQGGDPTGTGSGGPGWSIPCECYEEDARMHFRGSLSMAHAGRDSGGSQFFLTFVPTHHLNGRHTVFGRVVEGMEVLGELQRIDPGERGVTPDKIVKATVVRDRGHAYDFKKLPGR, from the coding sequence ATGCGTACTCCCCGGATCCCCGTCACGGCGTTGGTCGCCGCCGCCCTGATGCTCGCGGCGCCCGTGATCAGCGCCCAAGAAACCGAATCGCCCCCGGTCAGCCACGCGGCGTTTGACGCGGCGTTTGCCGACTACAAGGCCTTTATGCGGGAGTTTGAGGACCTCCGCATTCAGTTTCAAACCGCCAACGCCTCCGAGCGCGAACAACTTAACGCCAAGGCGGCCGAGCTGGTCGACCAGGCTAAACCCAAGGTAAAGAAGATGATTGATGAGGCGTTGGAGGTCTACAAAGCGGCCCCCGGGCAGGACCCGCAGATCACCGAATTGCTGGTCAGCGCCGCGGCGCATAACCTGCTCGGCAACGGCGAGAACGGCCAAGGGGGCGACCAGTTTGAACGCGCCCTCGAGATCCTCCAGCCACTGCTGGCGAACGACGAGAAGGCCGAGGGCCTGGCGTCAATGGGCGTGGTGGCCGCGTTCTGCTGCAACCGGTTCGACCTGGTCGACGAGTACGTCGCCCTCGCCAAGGAACGCCGCGACGACCCTAGCAAGCTGGGCGAAGAGATGGCCGGCATGGTCGACCAGTACAGCAATCCGGGCATGATCCAGGAGTACCGCCAGCTCTGGGAGGAAGAGGAGAAGATCCGTTCCGCCGAGGCCACCGCCAACGACCTGCCCCGCGTCAAGTTCGAGACCACCGCCGGTGACATCGTCATCGAGCTGTTCGAGAACGAGGCCCCGACCGCCACCGCCAACATGGTCAGCCTCGTGAAGAAGGGCTTCTACGACGGCATCATCTTCCACCGCGTGCTGCCGCACTTCATGGCCCAGGGCGGCGACCCCACCGGCACCGGCTCTGGCGGCCCCGGCTGGTCGATCCCCTGCGAGTGCTACGAGGAAGACGCCCGCATGCACTTCCGTGGCAGCCTCAGCATGGCCCACGCCGGCCGCGACTCGGGCGGCTCGCAGTTCTTCCTGACGTTCGTGCCGACCCACCACCTGAACGGCCGGCACACCGTATTCGGGCGGGTCGTGGAGGGGATGGAGGTCCTGGGCGAGCTGCAGCGGATCGACCCGGGCGAGCGGGGCGTCACGCCCGACAAAATCGTCAAGGCGACCGTCGTACGCGACCGTGGTCACGCCTACGACTTCAAAAAGCTGCCCGGCCGGTAG
- the gluQRS gene encoding tRNA glutamyl-Q(34) synthetase GluQRS: MPRTRLAPSPTGALHLGNVRTFLVNWAMARQGGWEVVLRIEDLDGPRIKEQAARGVIDTLAWLGIDWDDGPHYQTADLAPYHAALDRLAKRGEIYPCRCSRSQIAEDAASAPHGDQHELRYTGRCRPASPAPLDGWSPADGAAWRLRVPEGKQHFVDQFCGPQSLSTDQTVGDFLVSTKAGTPSYQLAVVVDDARQGVDQIVRGDDLLTSTPRQELLYERLELGPPPTWTHLPLVVGPDGRRLAKRHGDTRVDSYRQEGVRPERVVGLIASWSGLAMREELSVAEFAAAFDLARLPRDRVTFTAEDDAWLLEQSS, translated from the coding sequence ATGCCACGCACCCGCCTTGCCCCCTCGCCGACCGGCGCGCTGCACCTGGGCAACGTGCGGACCTTCCTGGTCAACTGGGCCATGGCGCGGCAGGGCGGCTGGGAGGTCGTGCTGCGGATCGAGGATCTCGACGGCCCCCGCATCAAGGAGCAGGCCGCCCGCGGCGTGATCGACACGCTCGCCTGGCTCGGCATCGACTGGGACGACGGGCCGCACTACCAGACCGCCGACCTGGCGCCGTACCACGCGGCGCTCGACCGGCTCGCCAAGCGGGGTGAGATCTACCCCTGCCGCTGCAGCCGCAGCCAGATCGCCGAGGACGCCGCATCCGCGCCGCACGGCGACCAGCACGAACTCCGCTACACCGGCCGCTGTCGACCGGCCAGCCCGGCGCCGCTCGACGGCTGGTCGCCCGCCGACGGCGCCGCCTGGCGGCTCCGCGTGCCAGAGGGCAAGCAGCACTTCGTCGACCAGTTCTGCGGGCCCCAGTCGCTGTCGACCGACCAGACCGTGGGCGACTTCCTCGTTTCCACCAAGGCCGGCACGCCGAGCTACCAGCTGGCCGTCGTGGTCGACGACGCGCGGCAGGGGGTCGACCAGATTGTGCGGGGCGATGATCTGTTGACCTCTACTCCGCGTCAGGAACTCTTGTACGAGCGGCTCGAACTCGGCCCGCCGCCGACCTGGACCCACCTGCCGCTGGTCGTGGGGCCCGACGGCCGCCGCCTCGCCAAACGCCACGGCGACACCCGCGTCGACAGCTACCGCCAAGAGGGCGTGCGGCCCGAACGCGTGGTCGGCCTGATCGCCTCGTGGAGCGGGCTCGCCATGCGAGAGGAACTCTCCGTCGCCGAGTTCGCCGCCGCCTTTGACCTCGCCCGCCTGCCGCGCGACCGGGTGACCTTCACGGCTGAAGACGACGCTTGGCTGCTGGAACAATCATCGTAG
- a CDS encoding glutamate synthase subunit beta, translating into MGKPTGFKEFKRQAVPYRNPVERASDYLEIYTHPPEEHLTTQGARCMDCGVPFCQSDTGCPVDNLIPEWNDLVYNGRWDVALERLHKTNNFPEFTGRACPAPCEGACVLGIIEPPVTIKNIENAIIDRGWEEGRVVPRPPSDEMLTGKSVAVVGSGPAGLSAAQQLRRAGHEVTVYERADRIGGLCMYGIPNMKLDKGTVERRVQQLRDEGVKFLTGKHIGKREDFEPGHMTQIMQEGGVEIEFVDPQKLVDEFDAVLLATGAAKPFDPTASCPGRDLDGVYYAMDFLTRNTKSLLDSNLTDGHALSAKDKHVIVVGGGDTGADCIGTSLRHGAKSVVNFELMSQPPAERADNNPWPQWPRVYRLDYSHEEMKSRTGEDPRCYEILTKEFVGVDGKLTGVKTVQLDWTRPTPNGPPWTEVEGSEKVWPADLVFLATGFVGPELAAGEMLGLEMQEPRRGWTTFKAEHGDFATNVEGVFAAGDCRRGQSLVVWAINEGRGAARAIDQYLMGSTTLSAPGLNLPQQVV; encoded by the coding sequence ATGGGCAAACCCACCGGTTTCAAAGAGTTCAAACGCCAGGCCGTCCCGTACCGCAACCCGGTAGAGCGGGCCAGCGACTACCTGGAGATCTACACCCACCCGCCGGAGGAGCACCTCACCACGCAGGGCGCGCGGTGCATGGACTGCGGCGTGCCGTTCTGCCAGTCGGACACCGGCTGCCCGGTCGACAACCTGATCCCCGAGTGGAACGACCTGGTCTACAACGGCCGCTGGGACGTTGCGCTCGAGCGATTGCACAAGACCAACAACTTCCCCGAGTTCACCGGCCGGGCCTGCCCCGCGCCGTGCGAGGGGGCTTGCGTGCTGGGCATTATCGAGCCGCCGGTCACGATCAAGAACATCGAGAACGCCATCATCGACCGCGGCTGGGAAGAGGGCCGCGTCGTCCCCCGCCCGCCGTCCGACGAGATGTTGACCGGCAAGAGCGTGGCGGTCGTCGGCTCCGGCCCGGCCGGCCTGTCCGCCGCGCAGCAGCTCCGCCGCGCCGGCCACGAAGTGACCGTCTACGAGCGGGCCGACCGCATCGGCGGGCTCTGCATGTACGGCATCCCCAATATGAAGCTCGACAAGGGCACAGTCGAGCGCCGCGTCCAGCAGCTGCGGGACGAGGGCGTCAAGTTCCTTACCGGCAAGCACATCGGCAAGCGGGAGGACTTCGAGCCCGGCCACATGACGCAGATCATGCAGGAGGGGGGCGTTGAGATCGAATTCGTCGACCCGCAGAAGCTGGTCGACGAGTTCGACGCGGTGCTGCTGGCGACCGGAGCCGCCAAGCCGTTCGACCCCACCGCCAGCTGCCCGGGCCGCGACCTGGACGGCGTCTACTACGCGATGGACTTCCTAACCCGCAACACCAAGAGCCTGCTCGACTCGAACCTGACGGACGGCCACGCGCTCTCGGCCAAGGACAAGCACGTCATCGTGGTTGGCGGCGGCGACACCGGCGCCGACTGCATCGGCACGTCGCTGCGCCACGGCGCGAAGAGCGTGGTCAACTTCGAGCTGATGTCCCAGCCCCCCGCCGAGCGGGCCGACAACAACCCCTGGCCCCAATGGCCGCGGGTCTACCGTCTGGACTACTCCCACGAGGAGATGAAGAGCCGCACCGGCGAGGACCCCCGCTGCTACGAGATCCTGACCAAGGAGTTCGTCGGCGTCGACGGCAAGCTGACCGGCGTCAAGACCGTGCAGCTCGACTGGACCCGCCCCACCCCGAACGGCCCCCCGTGGACCGAGGTCGAGGGCTCCGAGAAGGTGTGGCCCGCCGACCTGGTGTTCCTGGCGACCGGCTTCGTCGGCCCCGAACTGGCCGCCGGCGAGATGCTCGGCCTCGAGATGCAGGAACCCCGCCGCGGCTGGACCACCTTCAAGGCCGAGCACGGCGACTTCGCCACCAACGTCGAGGGGGTGTTCGCCGCCGGCGACTGCCGCCGCGGCCAGAGCCTGGTCGTGTGGGCGATCAACGAGGGCCGCGGCGCCGCCCGGGCGATCGACCAGTACCTGATGGGCTCGACCACACTTTCCGCCCCGGGGCTGAATCTGCCGCAGCAGGTGGTTTAG